One genomic region from Muriicola soli encodes:
- the coaD gene encoding pantetheine-phosphate adenylyltransferase — MRRAIFPGSFDPITLGHYDIIERGTQLFDEIIIAIGTNAEKTYMFDEARRKAFIEEAFKHEEKVKIDTYEGLTIDYCKRVNADFILRGLRNPADFEFEKAIAHTNRKLSGIETVFLLTSSGKSYISSSIVRDVIRNGGDYTSLVPETVRL; from the coding sequence ATGAGACGCGCTATTTTTCCGGGTTCTTTTGATCCCATCACTTTAGGACATTACGATATCATTGAGCGGGGAACCCAACTCTTTGACGAGATCATCATCGCCATAGGAACAAATGCAGAGAAGACTTATATGTTTGATGAGGCCAGGCGAAAGGCCTTTATTGAAGAAGCGTTTAAACATGAGGAAAAGGTAAAAATCGATACCTATGAGGGCCTGACTATTGACTACTGCAAAAGGGTAAATGCAGATTTTATTCTCCGCGGTCTAAGGAATCCGGCCGATTTTGAATTTGAAAAGGCAATTGCTCATACCAATAGAAAGCTCTCTGGCATAGAAACTGTCTTTCTTTTAACGTCCTCAGGTAAATCGTATATCAGCTCTTCCATTGTTCGTGATGTTATACGAAACGGGGGCGACTACACCTCCCTGGTTCCGGAAACAGTTAGGCTTTAA
- the pyrE gene encoding orotate phosphoribosyltransferase yields MILDKHTASKTAELLLQINAIKLRPENPFTWASGWKSPIYCDNRILLSFPVIRNFIKEEIAKQVEELYGKPDIIAGVATGAIGIGALVAEYLGLPFIYVRPEAKSHGRQNQIEGLLEQDQTVVVIEDLISTGKSSLNAVEALHKNGAKVKGMIAIFTYGFDLASENFEKSGIELHTLSNYETLVKLASDSHYIKEEQLKTLMEWRKNPSLWKP; encoded by the coding sequence ATGATTTTGGACAAGCATACTGCCAGCAAAACGGCCGAACTACTTCTGCAAATTAATGCAATTAAGTTGAGACCCGAAAATCCCTTTACATGGGCCTCTGGATGGAAATCACCAATTTACTGCGACAACAGGATACTGCTGTCCTTCCCTGTGATCAGGAACTTTATCAAGGAGGAAATCGCAAAGCAGGTGGAGGAATTGTACGGCAAACCTGATATCATTGCCGGAGTGGCCACAGGCGCAATCGGCATTGGAGCTCTGGTTGCAGAATACCTTGGGCTCCCGTTTATCTATGTAAGACCAGAAGCCAAATCACACGGAAGACAGAACCAGATCGAGGGCCTGCTTGAACAAGACCAAACTGTAGTGGTCATTGAGGATCTCATCAGTACCGGAAAAAGTAGTTTGAATGCCGTTGAGGCGCTTCATAAAAATGGGGCTAAAGTAAAAGGGATGATTGCCATTTTTACTTACGGCTTTGATCTGGCCAGTGAAAATTTTGAAAAGAGTGGTATTGAACTCCACACGCTTAGCAATTATGAAACACTGGTGAAGTTAGCTTCCGATTCTCATTATATCAAAGAAGAACAACTCAAGACACTAATGGAGTGGAGAAAGAATCCTTCCCTCTGGAAACCCTGA
- a CDS encoding biotin--[acetyl-CoA-carboxylase] ligase: MTIIKVNATDSTNLHLKRMMLGTALEDFTVLVTDSQLSGKGQAGTVWNSEPGKNLTFSVLKQFEKLSADQGFSVSMALSLALVQFFRELNIPQLAIKWPNDIMSGNKKICGILIENTLKGLMLKHAILGIGINVNQDNFFGLPNAASLKQITRKTYQLEPLLNRLLTLLEAVLDIDQENIENLKSDYESLLYLKDQKALYKIHDEWVEGFIRGTSPEGKLRVETAESKQIQCGLKEIKYP; the protein is encoded by the coding sequence ATGACTATAATCAAAGTTAATGCCACGGATTCTACTAACCTTCATCTGAAAAGAATGATGCTGGGCACTGCCTTGGAGGATTTTACTGTCCTGGTGACCGATTCGCAGCTAAGCGGCAAGGGGCAAGCAGGTACAGTATGGAATTCTGAACCCGGTAAAAACCTGACCTTTAGTGTTTTGAAGCAGTTCGAAAAGCTCAGTGCCGATCAGGGTTTTTCCGTTTCAATGGCCTTGTCGCTCGCTTTGGTACAGTTCTTTCGGGAGCTGAATATTCCTCAATTAGCGATAAAATGGCCTAACGACATTATGTCAGGCAATAAAAAAATATGCGGCATCCTGATTGAGAATACCCTAAAAGGGTTAATGTTAAAGCACGCTATTCTGGGCATTGGGATCAATGTGAATCAGGATAACTTCTTCGGCCTGCCAAATGCGGCATCCTTGAAACAAATCACTAGAAAAACGTATCAGTTAGAACCGCTGCTGAATCGTTTGCTAACCCTTTTGGAAGCTGTATTGGACATTGATCAGGAAAATATAGAAAATTTGAAATCTGACTATGAAAGCCTTTTGTATCTGAAAGATCAAAAAGCACTCTATAAGATTCATGACGAATGGGTGGAGGGATTTATTAGGGGTACAAGCCCGGAAGGCAAACTAAGGGTTGAAACCGCGGAAAGTAAACAAATACAATGCGGGCTCAAGGAAATAAAATACCCTTAG
- the rsfS gene encoding ribosome silencing factor codes for MQKGKPSADELIALILQGIEDVKGLEINLLDLRDIENTVCDYFVLCNGTSNTHVNAIVNSIQKTVSKGIKDKPWHVEGSDNAEWVLLDYVNVVVHVFQKQVREFYDIEGLWGDAKVTLVESSFNQ; via the coding sequence ATGCAGAAAGGAAAGCCTAGCGCAGATGAACTTATCGCTCTGATATTACAAGGAATAGAGGATGTTAAAGGACTTGAAATCAATTTACTCGACCTAAGAGACATAGAAAATACTGTTTGCGACTACTTTGTTTTATGTAATGGTACCTCCAATACGCATGTCAATGCGATCGTAAATTCAATCCAAAAAACAGTTAGTAAAGGCATCAAAGATAAACCCTGGCATGTTGAAGGTTCTGACAATGCCGAATGGGTGCTTTTGGACTATGTAAACGTAGTAGTTCACGTATTTCAGAAGCAGGTAAGAGAATTCTACGATATAGAAGGACTATGGGGCGATGCGAAGGTGACGCTGGTAGAAAGTAGTTTTAATCAATAG
- a CDS encoding NUDIX hydrolase: MYKVFVNDAPLVLTNKLSETVNGEYFPLNGSAIKTAIDALAKKKLEAAYIYHPNHEEILKKFTKKIPLAVAAGGVVTNKKGQVLFIYRNNKWDLPKGGIDKGETLEECAIREVEEETGVKGLKIENYLKTTYHIFKKGGVYKLKEVHWYAMKTSYRGKLVGQKSEKIEKVKWKGPKKIKKALENSYTNIRSLFEVDNFH; the protein is encoded by the coding sequence ATGTATAAAGTTTTTGTTAATGATGCTCCCTTAGTTTTAACAAACAAGCTGTCAGAAACTGTAAACGGAGAATACTTTCCCCTCAATGGAAGTGCCATAAAAACGGCTATAGATGCGCTGGCCAAAAAAAAGTTGGAAGCGGCGTATATCTATCATCCAAACCACGAAGAAATCCTCAAGAAATTCACCAAAAAAATACCCTTGGCCGTAGCAGCAGGGGGAGTAGTGACGAATAAAAAAGGTCAAGTGCTGTTTATTTACAGAAATAATAAATGGGATCTGCCTAAAGGAGGAATCGACAAAGGAGAAACATTAGAGGAATGCGCTATTCGCGAAGTGGAAGAGGAAACGGGCGTAAAGGGTCTGAAAATTGAAAACTACCTAAAAACAACTTACCACATTTTCAAAAAGGGCGGAGTTTACAAGCTCAAGGAAGTTCACTGGTACGCCATGAAAACATCTTACAGGGGTAAACTTGTTGGCCAGAAGAGTGAAAAGATAGAAAAAGTGAAGTGGAAGGGTCCAAAAAAGATAAAAAAGGCCTTAGAAAATTCTTACACGAATATCAGGAGCCTGTTTGAAGTGGATAACTTTCACTAA
- a CDS encoding acyl-CoA-binding protein has product MDNKSLHTEFEKAVGFISNYTDPLPPDLLLKLYAYYKIANKNYNNPGSKTPLINAFKANALIQAKNLQPEEAMEKYIVLVKKEFGINSF; this is encoded by the coding sequence ATGGATAATAAAAGCCTGCATACCGAATTTGAGAAAGCGGTTGGCTTTATCAGCAATTACACAGACCCTCTGCCTCCGGATTTGTTATTAAAGCTATATGCTTATTATAAAATCGCGAACAAAAATTACAATAACCCCGGAAGTAAGACGCCCCTGATCAATGCCTTTAAAGCCAATGCACTCATACAGGCAAAAAACCTGCAACCCGAAGAGGCCATGGAAAAATACATCGTATTGGTGAAAAAAGAATTTGGAATAAATTCGTTTTAA
- a CDS encoding SRPBCC family protein: MHIESPKKTVGKNKEEVYAFLTDLQNFEKLMPESIDKFEILDEDTFLFALNGMPQIVLKRKEQIPHERVVLGAASEKLPFTLSAHIEGIDVNSSEVTLSFEGEFNAMMAMMIKNPITNFMATLSENLTKI, from the coding sequence ATGCATATAGAAAGTCCGAAAAAAACAGTTGGGAAAAACAAAGAAGAAGTCTACGCTTTTCTCACCGACCTGCAGAATTTTGAAAAACTGATGCCTGAATCCATCGACAAATTTGAAATATTGGACGAGGACACATTTCTATTTGCACTTAATGGAATGCCTCAGATTGTATTAAAACGAAAAGAACAAATTCCCCATGAACGCGTGGTACTGGGCGCTGCAAGCGAAAAACTCCCCTTTACCCTCAGCGCACATATCGAAGGGATTGATGTAAACAGCAGTGAAGTTACCCTAAGTTTTGAAGGTGAATTTAACGCTATGATGGCCATGATGATTAAAAATCCTATCACAAATTTTATGGCTACCCTTTCCGAGAATCTCACTAAAATCTAA
- a CDS encoding phosphatidylserine decarboxylase family protein, producing MFHKEGRSIILLTFFGTAIIILLAHFYMANPTYKMLVQGLSLVVLILILQFFRNPKRISNKNFDEIHAPVDGKVVVIERVMEKEYFNEERLQISIFMSPVNVHVTRYPASGVIQYAKYHPGKYLVAWHPKSSEENERTTVVIRTPKFGDILYRQIAGAMARRIVNYAEVGESAQQGEESGFIKFGSRVDVFLPLDAQVAVKLNQKVKGAITCLASVKEKDG from the coding sequence ATGTTTCATAAAGAGGGACGCAGCATCATCCTCCTGACATTCTTCGGCACCGCCATAATAATACTGCTTGCGCATTTTTACATGGCCAATCCTACCTATAAAATGCTCGTTCAGGGTCTCTCGCTGGTTGTCCTTATCCTCATCCTACAATTTTTCAGAAATCCGAAGAGAATATCCAACAAAAATTTTGACGAGATTCACGCTCCTGTGGATGGAAAAGTGGTGGTTATAGAACGGGTGATGGAAAAGGAGTACTTCAATGAGGAGCGATTGCAGATCTCCATCTTTATGTCTCCGGTAAACGTACATGTCACCAGATATCCTGCTAGTGGAGTTATCCAGTATGCTAAATACCATCCGGGAAAATATCTGGTAGCCTGGCATCCAAAATCCAGTGAGGAGAACGAAAGGACTACGGTTGTGATACGAACCCCAAAATTTGGGGATATCCTTTACCGCCAGATTGCCGGTGCCATGGCCAGACGAATCGTAAATTATGCAGAAGTTGGGGAAAGCGCTCAACAGGGAGAGGAGAGCGGCTTTATTAAATTTGGTTCCAGGGTAGATGTATTCCTTCCTTTAGACGCGCAGGTTGCCGTAAAACTTAATCAGAAGGTAAAAGGTGCCATCACCTGCCTTGCTTCAGTAAAGGAAAAAGATGGATAA
- a CDS encoding response regulator, with product MTKIKSVCIIDDDPITVFGIKKMLSLLDLAEEIKTYVNGKEAIDDITDRVKKGQTIPEVIFLDINMPIMDGWQFLEKFIELNIPEKIRINIVTSSIDPYDRQQWERYSGTTHHLLEFKNKPIRKNDILEITKAA from the coding sequence ATGACAAAAATTAAGAGTGTTTGCATCATTGATGACGATCCTATCACGGTATTTGGGATAAAGAAAATGTTGAGCCTGCTCGATCTGGCAGAGGAAATCAAAACTTATGTCAATGGGAAAGAGGCAATTGACGATATCACAGATCGTGTTAAAAAAGGACAAACCATACCTGAGGTGATCTTCCTTGACATCAACATGCCCATTATGGACGGTTGGCAATTTTTAGAAAAATTTATTGAGCTCAATATTCCCGAGAAGATCAGAATCAATATTGTGACTTCCTCTATCGATCCTTATGACAGACAGCAATGGGAAAGATATAGTGGTACGACCCATCATCTGCTTGAATTTAAAAACAAGCCTATTCGCAAGAACGATATTCTAGAAATTACCAAAGCCGCTTAG
- a CDS encoding PAS domain S-box protein: protein MLNNQNTLVGNYNSMLRGTPTVTLNYLVKQLPTATAFINKNYEVVHVSDKWINDFDFENRDVIGRNLKELFGEISKDWQKVLKECLKGISSDESVHHHIATDGTLQWFQWQNIPWYDEKENIVGIILQTEEVTDRINLELQTEKLETLLAAKSEITDVGSWEFDLERNRLNWCEITKKIHEVVPSYEPSVETAINFYKEGFSRNTIAMAFDKAVQKSESYEVTCQMITAKGNEITVIATGKPIFKKGKLIGLVGTFRDITPKIESERKSKLQERHFKSIFNSSYQFTGILDTQGTFLEINETALQFSGLKEEDVVNKKFWDAYWWPIPDYVKEGLKEIINAACEGEVMRSEIVVLDKDKNPIPVDFSLKPVYDEQGNIISLLAEGRMIKEMVAARRKLKESEKKFRALYELSPTSYILSDFETGEILDFNSSFEETTGYTRQHLGKLKVQDILLNVSRSQLQRIKKELENTNTFGPEEQEYTKKDGTRFPVLVSGSLVGNRKGRKLLWSTAQDISQSKLTEAQLREEKQLLKTLIDNLPLNVFIKDLESRKILVNKSELDYVGLKESEVIGKNDYDFYDKKSAEISRQEDLQVINSRVPMLRKETISVKKDGTATSFLSSKIPLIGSDKKVKGLIGISLDISDLKRKEDELHDLINVTSIQNKKLINFAHIVSHNLRSHTANFSMLLDFLVSETDAEEKNRIIKMLMEASDNLLETLENLNEVVAISTNINLDKKPVRLYEKINAVEQNLTAYLKNHSAIIINDVEKDLEVKSVPAYAESILMNFITNAIKYRDPMRKPVVQLTAKTEGDYTVLNIKDNGLGIDLEEHGSKLFGMYKTFHENADARGIGLYITKNQIEAMNGKVAVESEVGKGTTFKIYFNDKN, encoded by the coding sequence ATGTTGAATAATCAGAATACATTAGTAGGAAATTACAACAGCATGTTGCGTGGAACCCCTACAGTAACTTTAAACTACCTCGTAAAACAGTTGCCTACGGCAACTGCTTTTATTAATAAAAATTACGAAGTGGTTCATGTTTCTGATAAGTGGATCAATGATTTTGATTTTGAGAACAGAGACGTTATAGGGCGTAATCTGAAAGAACTATTTGGCGAAATCAGCAAAGACTGGCAAAAAGTACTTAAAGAGTGTCTAAAAGGCATTTCCAGTGATGAAAGTGTACATCATCATATCGCTACGGACGGTACGTTGCAGTGGTTTCAATGGCAAAATATCCCCTGGTACGACGAAAAGGAAAATATTGTAGGCATCATTCTGCAAACTGAAGAAGTTACCGATCGGATCAATCTTGAATTACAAACCGAAAAACTGGAAACTCTCCTCGCGGCTAAATCTGAGATTACCGATGTAGGGAGCTGGGAGTTCGACCTTGAACGCAATCGCCTAAACTGGTGTGAGATCACTAAAAAGATACACGAAGTGGTCCCCAGCTATGAGCCCAGCGTAGAGACTGCCATAAATTTTTACAAAGAAGGTTTCAGTAGGAATACCATAGCAATGGCCTTCGATAAGGCCGTACAGAAAAGTGAGTCCTACGAAGTTACTTGCCAAATGATTACGGCCAAGGGAAACGAAATTACAGTGATCGCCACTGGTAAACCCATTTTTAAGAAGGGGAAGCTGATTGGCCTTGTGGGAACTTTCCGGGACATAACCCCAAAGATTGAATCTGAGCGTAAAAGCAAGCTGCAGGAACGTCATTTTAAAAGTATTTTTAATTCTTCCTATCAATTTACAGGAATACTCGACACCCAGGGCACCTTTCTGGAAATCAACGAAACAGCATTACAATTCTCAGGACTAAAAGAAGAGGATGTCGTCAATAAAAAATTCTGGGACGCCTACTGGTGGCCCATACCTGATTACGTAAAAGAGGGACTAAAAGAAATAATTAATGCTGCTTGTGAAGGGGAAGTGATGAGGAGCGAGATCGTAGTCCTTGATAAGGACAAGAATCCGATCCCGGTAGATTTCAGCTTAAAACCAGTATATGACGAGCAAGGAAATATAATTTCTCTTCTCGCCGAAGGTCGTATGATCAAAGAGATGGTCGCCGCACGACGAAAACTAAAGGAGAGCGAAAAGAAGTTCCGGGCTCTTTACGAATTGTCACCTACCAGTTACATTCTTAGTGATTTTGAAACCGGGGAGATCCTCGATTTCAACTCTTCCTTTGAAGAAACGACAGGATACACCAGGCAACATCTCGGTAAACTCAAGGTTCAGGACATCCTGCTCAACGTTTCCAGGTCGCAACTGCAAAGGATCAAGAAAGAATTAGAAAATACCAACACATTTGGTCCTGAAGAACAGGAATATACCAAAAAGGATGGAACACGATTTCCGGTATTGGTCAGTGGCTCCCTTGTGGGCAACAGAAAAGGAAGAAAATTACTATGGTCTACAGCTCAGGATATTTCTCAGAGTAAGCTTACGGAAGCACAACTCAGAGAGGAGAAACAATTGCTGAAAACCCTTATTGACAACCTTCCGCTTAATGTTTTTATCAAGGATCTCGAATCGAGGAAGATATTGGTAAACAAATCGGAACTAGACTATGTAGGTCTAAAAGAGTCAGAAGTCATTGGGAAGAATGATTATGACTTTTATGATAAAAAATCGGCCGAAATCTCCAGACAGGAAGATCTCCAAGTGATCAATTCCAGGGTACCTATGTTGCGAAAAGAAACCATCAGTGTTAAAAAGGACGGGACGGCCACCTCTTTCCTGAGTTCTAAAATTCCACTTATCGGGAGCGACAAAAAGGTAAAAGGTCTTATAGGCATCAGCCTGGATATCTCCGACCTCAAGCGTAAGGAAGATGAGTTGCACGACCTTATCAATGTGACTTCCATCCAAAATAAAAAACTGATCAACTTTGCCCATATCGTTTCCCATAACCTGAGGTCGCATACTGCCAATTTTTCTATGCTCCTCGATTTCCTGGTGAGTGAAACAGATGCAGAGGAAAAAAACAGAATCATTAAAATGCTGATGGAAGCTTCTGACAACCTTCTTGAAACTTTGGAAAATCTCAATGAAGTAGTGGCGATTAGCACCAACATCAACCTCGATAAAAAACCGGTTCGCCTCTATGAAAAAATAAATGCCGTTGAACAGAACCTAACGGCCTATTTAAAAAATCACAGTGCCATTATTATCAATGATGTGGAAAAGGATCTAGAAGTAAAATCTGTCCCGGCCTATGCAGAGAGTATCCTGATGAATTTTATAACCAACGCCATAAAGTACAGGGATCCCATGCGAAAACCCGTAGTACAACTTACTGCCAAGACTGAAGGCGACTATACCGTATTAAATATCAAGGATAACGGACTTGGTATTGACCTGGAAGAGCATGGCAGTAAACTATTTGGGATGTACAAGACATTCCACGAAAATGCCGATGCAAGGGGAATTGGACTATACATTACAAAAAACCAGATTGAAGCCATGAACGGAAAAGTTGCTGTGGAAAGCGAAGTCGGAAAAGGAACAACATTTAAAATTTACTTCAATGACAAAAATTAA
- a CDS encoding LUD domain-containing protein, translating to MGLFSSLFGGGKKKKVSKATVETRGVHMPDLNLPIDEKFTIHFKKNGGKFLYCDSFKEVSEALRNIREENQWENTPFFVMDQRLEEKFSKEQISFTERASESEIFFTTCEHLIAQNGSILVCSLQLKEKKLNELPENVIVFATTSQLVENIGEGLKAIKKKYRQGIPANITTLKHFQATNENADDFLTYGSSSKHLYLLLLEDL from the coding sequence ATGGGACTATTTTCCAGTTTATTTGGAGGAGGAAAAAAGAAGAAAGTTTCCAAGGCCACAGTGGAAACAAGGGGGGTTCATATGCCCGACCTTAACCTGCCCATTGACGAAAAGTTTACTATCCATTTTAAAAAGAACGGAGGAAAATTTCTATACTGCGATTCCTTCAAAGAGGTGTCTGAAGCACTTCGAAATATAAGAGAGGAAAATCAATGGGAAAACACTCCATTCTTTGTTATGGATCAAAGATTGGAAGAGAAATTCTCCAAAGAACAAATATCCTTTACTGAACGGGCCAGTGAAAGTGAGATCTTTTTTACGACTTGCGAGCACCTCATCGCCCAAAACGGTTCCATCCTTGTTTGTTCCCTTCAATTAAAGGAGAAGAAGCTCAATGAGCTCCCAGAAAATGTCATCGTATTTGCGACTACGAGTCAGCTCGTAGAAAACATCGGGGAAGGACTCAAGGCGATCAAGAAAAAATACAGGCAGGGAATACCTGCCAACATCACTACATTAAAGCATTTTCAGGCCACCAATGAAAATGCTGACGACTTCCTAACCTACGGCAGCAGCTCCAAGCACTTATACCTCTTACTACTGGAAGACTTATAG
- a CDS encoding phosphatidate cytidylyltransferase: MREFLRRLLTGVVYVILLLSAVFLSSDAFDFLFMVFGLACLYEFKKLVGLRGYHLFAAYLGMWWLFIYIIRDAVLINILMFLSITVNITMIYFLFTRKKFYRAYEKFVIGLFYIGGGCIFLTMIPYKDDDFAKLLIMGIFILIWVNDSFAYLVGKFMGRRKLFPSVSPKKTIEGTLGGLVFTLVAAYILSQYEPILKPAEWIILAAVIVSMGSIGDLIESKLKRLAGVKDSGAILPGHGGMLDRLDSLIFAAPFAYLVLNIFTYVS, encoded by the coding sequence ATGAGGGAATTTCTACGGCGATTACTTACGGGAGTTGTATACGTGATTTTACTCCTCTCTGCGGTTTTCTTAAGTTCCGATGCCTTTGACTTTTTGTTTATGGTTTTCGGACTCGCCTGTTTATACGAATTCAAAAAACTTGTCGGATTAAGGGGATATCATCTCTTTGCAGCCTATTTGGGGATGTGGTGGCTCTTCATCTATATCATCAGGGATGCCGTTTTGATTAACATCCTGATGTTTCTATCGATTACCGTAAACATCACCATGATCTACTTTCTTTTTACCCGGAAGAAATTCTATAGGGCTTATGAAAAATTTGTCATCGGTCTTTTTTACATAGGAGGCGGCTGTATTTTTCTGACCATGATCCCTTACAAAGACGACGATTTTGCCAAACTACTGATCATGGGAATTTTTATCCTGATATGGGTTAACGATTCCTTTGCATACCTGGTGGGCAAATTTATGGGCCGTAGAAAATTATTTCCCTCTGTCTCCCCAAAAAAGACCATCGAAGGCACTCTTGGTGGGTTGGTATTCACCTTGGTTGCTGCGTATATCCTATCCCAATACGAACCTATTTTAAAACCGGCAGAATGGATCATCCTCGCCGCCGTAATTGTAAGTATGGGCAGTATCGGTGATTTGATCGAATCCAAACTAAAAAGATTGGCAGGGGTAAAAGATAGCGGTGCAATTCTCCCGGGACACGGAGGTATGCTCGATCGGTTGGATAGTCTTATATTTGCAGCACCATTTGCCTATCTTGTATTAAATATTTTTACCTATGTTTCATAA
- the ftsH gene encoding ATP-dependent zinc metalloprotease FtsH: MAKEKDNNTPTKKPKFGSWWIYGLVIVLLLGFNFFGSGSLGTTRKTTTSELQQYLRAGDISKILIITNTNQAKVFLTEEALAKDVHKDVANKPFFPTTAEIPQYILDYGDLQIFQNEITELKKENSLNTIVEFDKESNLFMDLLITILPFVLIIGIWIYLMRRMSGGGAGGAGGQIFNIGKSKAKLFDEKTDTRTSFKDVAGLEGAKEEIEEIVEFLKNPDKYTSLGGKIPKGALLVGPPGTGKTLLAKAVAGEAKVPFFSLSGSDFVEMFVGVGASRVRDLFKQAKDKAPAIIFIDEIDAIGRARGKNNFTGSNDERENTLNQLLTEMDGFGTNTNVIVLAATNRADVLDKALMRAGRFDRQIYVDLPDIRERKEIFEVHLRPIKTAETLDLDFLARQTPGFSGADIANVCNEAALIAARKEKKAVTKQDFLDAVDRIVGGLEKKNKIITKEEKKTIAYHEAGHATVSWMLEHAAPLVKVTIVPRGQSLGSAWYLPEERLIVRPEQMKDEMCATLGGRAAEKVIFNKISTGALSDLEKVTKQARAMVTIYGLNDKIGNLTYYDSSGQNEYGFTKPYSEETAQRIDEEISKLIEEQYSRAIEVLKEHKDKLTELAERLLEKEVIFKEDLEKIFGKRPFEKKFDQKGQEISVDKEEPEELTEDNK; encoded by the coding sequence ATGGCTAAAGAAAAAGATAACAATACCCCGACAAAAAAACCAAAATTTGGTTCATGGTGGATTTACGGCCTGGTCATCGTGCTGCTGCTTGGATTTAACTTTTTTGGGAGCGGGAGTCTGGGTACTACAAGAAAAACCACTACCTCAGAGTTGCAGCAGTATCTCAGAGCAGGGGACATTTCAAAAATTCTGATCATCACCAATACAAATCAGGCCAAGGTCTTCCTTACCGAGGAAGCCCTTGCTAAAGACGTCCATAAGGATGTTGCCAACAAACCCTTCTTTCCTACTACTGCGGAAATACCTCAGTATATACTGGATTATGGGGATCTTCAGATTTTTCAGAACGAAATCACCGAACTAAAAAAGGAAAATTCTCTGAATACCATTGTTGAATTCGACAAAGAATCGAATTTATTCATGGACCTTCTGATCACGATTTTGCCTTTTGTTCTAATCATTGGAATATGGATTTACCTTATGCGAAGAATGTCTGGCGGCGGAGCAGGAGGAGCCGGCGGGCAAATCTTTAATATCGGAAAGTCCAAGGCTAAACTCTTTGATGAAAAAACAGATACCAGAACGTCTTTTAAAGATGTTGCAGGACTGGAAGGTGCAAAGGAAGAAATAGAAGAGATCGTGGAGTTTTTGAAAAACCCCGATAAATATACATCTCTTGGTGGAAAAATTCCCAAGGGAGCACTGCTGGTAGGCCCTCCTGGTACAGGGAAAACCCTATTAGCCAAGGCTGTTGCCGGCGAAGCTAAGGTTCCTTTCTTCTCCCTTTCAGGTTCCGACTTTGTTGAAATGTTTGTCGGTGTAGGAGCATCGAGGGTTAGAGACTTGTTCAAACAAGCTAAAGACAAGGCTCCCGCTATTATTTTTATCGATGAGATCGACGCCATTGGGCGTGCCCGGGGCAAGAACAACTTTACAGGTTCTAATGACGAACGTGAAAATACACTCAACCAGCTGTTGACAGAAATGGATGGTTTTGGAACGAATACCAATGTTATCGTCCTCGCAGCCACTAACAGAGCTGATGTCCTCGACAAGGCTCTTATGAGAGCCGGTAGATTCGACAGGCAGATATATGTCGACTTACCCGATATCAGGGAAAGAAAAGAGATCTTTGAAGTTCATTTAAGACCTATTAAAACGGCGGAAACTCTGGACCTTGATTTCCTCGCCAGGCAAACTCCCGGTTTTTCCGGTGCCGATATAGCCAATGTCTGTAATGAAGCAGCACTGATCGCAGCCAGAAAGGAAAAGAAAGCGGTAACAAAGCAAGACTTCCTGGATGCAGTAGACCGTATAGTTGGCGGACTGGAGAAAAAGAATAAAATCATCACCAAAGAAGAGAAAAAGACAATTGCTTACCACGAAGCAGGTCATGCTACCGTAAGTTGGATGCTCGAACACGCGGCTCCCTTAGTGAAGGTTACAATTGTACCCAGAGGCCAGAGCCTTGGTTCTGCATGGTATTTACCAGAGGAACGACTCATTGTTCGTCCTGAGCAAATGAAGGATGAGATGTGTGCCACCTTGGGAGGAAGAGCAGCAGAGAAAGTGATCTTCAATAAAATTTCCACAGGTGCCTTGAGCGACCTGGAAAAAGTGACTAAACAAGCAAGAGCTATGGTCACCATCTACGGCCTGAATGATAAGATCGGGAATTTGACCTATTACGATTCTTCAGGACAGAATGAGTATGGTTTTACCAAACCTTACAGTGAAGAGACAGCTCAGAGAATTGATGAAGAAATCTCTAAACTCATTGAAGAACAATATTCAAGAGCTATTGAGGTCCTGAAGGAACACAAGGATAAACTTACCGAATTGGCAGAACGACTTCTAGAAAAGGAGGTCATTTTTAAAGAAGACCTGGAAAAAATCTTTGGTAAGAGACCTTTCGAAAAGAAATTTGACCAGAAAGGTCAGGAAATCTCAGTGGATAAGGAAGAACCAGAAGAACTTACCGAGGATAATAAATAA